The following proteins are encoded in a genomic region of Drosophila miranda strain MSH22 chromosome 4, D.miranda_PacBio2.1, whole genome shotgun sequence:
- the LOC108162999 gene encoding lysosomal alpha-mannosidase isoform X4, producing MWLVIGVGNIHKEKATMSRETISWSAALCIFSYFLHGVDMRNINAAYDKLGESPASQCGYLSCHPTKPNMLNVHLIAHTHDDVGWLKTVDQYYYGSETKIQKAGVQYIIDSVVDALIKDPEKRFIYVESAFFFKWWKEQTSSVQESVKKLVSEGRLEFIGGAWSMNDEATTHYQSIIDQFSWGLRRLNDTFGECGRPRIGWQIDPFGHSREMASIFAQMGFDGMFFGRLDYQDKDERLMTKNAEMIWHGSANLGKSSDLFTGALYNNYQAPDGFCFDILCSDDPIIDGKHSPDNNVKERVDTFLDYAKTQSKYYRTDNVIITMGGDFTYQAAQVYYKNLDKLIR from the exons ATGTGGTTGGTTATTGGTGTTGGAAACATTCA TAAGGAGAAAGCTACCATGTCTCGCGAAACTATATCTTGGTCTGCAGCTTTATGCATATTTTCTTACTTTCTACATGGCGTCGATATGCGAAATATCAATGCAGCCTACGACAAATTGGGAGAGTCACCGGCATCCCAGTGCGGCTATCTG AGCTGTCATCCTACAAAACCGAATATGTTAAATGTGCATCTGATAGCACACACCCATGATGACGTCGGATGGTTAAAAACGGTTGACCAATATTACTACGGCAGTGAGACTAAAATTCAAAAGGCTGGTGTGCAATATATTATTGATTCAGTTGTGGACGCTTTGATCAAAGATCCAGAGAAACGATTTATCTACGTTGAATCGGCTTTTTTCTTTAAATGGTGGAAGGAGCAAACTTCATCAGTTCAAGAATCCGTAAAAAAGTTGGTAAGCGAAGGAAGGCTGGAGTTTATTGGTGGAGCATGGAGTATGAATGATGAAGCCACAACGCATTATCAAAGCATAATAGATCAATTTTCCTGGGGACTAAG ACGTTTAAATGATACCTTTGGAGAATGTGGTCGCCCTCGAATAGGGTGGCAAATTGATCCATTTGGTCACTCAAGAGAGATGGCTTCAATATTCGCGCAAATGGGATTCGATGGAATGTTTTTCGGGCGATTAGATTACCAGGATAAGGACGAACGCCTAATGACAAAGAACGCTGAAATGATATGGCACGGATCCGCAAATTTGG GAAAGTCTTCTGATCTGTTCACTGGTGCCCTTTACAATAATTACCAAGCACCGGATGGATTTTGTTTTGATATTCTGTGCAGTGATGATCCCATAATAGATGGAAAACATAGCCCCGATAACAATGTTAAAGAACGG GTCGATACGTTTTTGGATTATGCCAAAACACAAAGCAAATACTACCGAACCGACAATGTTATTATAACAATGGGTGGTGACTTTACATATCAGGCTGCGCAAGTTTATTACAAAAATCTCGACAAATTAATACG GTAG
- the LOC108162999 gene encoding lysosomal alpha-mannosidase isoform X1 has protein sequence MWLVIGVGNIHKEKATMSRETISWSAALCIFSYFLHGVDMRNINAAYDKLGESPASQCGYLSCHPTKPNMLNVHLIAHTHDDVGWLKTVDQYYYGSETKIQKAGVQYIIDSVVDALIKDPEKRFIYVESAFFFKWWKEQTSSVQESVKKLVSEGRLEFIGGAWSMNDEATTHYQSIIDQFSWGLRRLNDTFGECGRPRIGWQIDPFGHSREMASIFAQMGFDGMFFGRLDYQDKDERLMTKNAEMIWHGSANLGKSSDLFTGALYNNYQAPDGFCFDILCSDDPIIDGKHSPDNNVKERVDTFLDYAKTQSKYYRTDNVIITMGGDFTYQAAQVYYKNLDKLIRYANARQVNGSNINLIYSTPSCYLKSLHESGITWPTKSDDFFPYASDPHAYWTGYFTSRPTLKRFERDGNHFLQVCKQLSAIAPKKSVEFEPHLTFMRETLGIMQHHDAITGTEKQKVALDYAKRLSVGIRACAANTRYVLNQLSVQSETSSSTSETRSDYIFDFKICPLLNITSCPVSESNERFALTLYNPLAHFTDEYVRVPVTHYNYKVIDNKGVPMEIQMLPIPSAVMKMKNRSSNAQYELVFFATNLPPLGYRTYYIEKLNSSEEFLRPSFSPKKTSSLTVIGNEYIKLGFDTNGFLSEVTADGLTRIVSQEFLYYEGAKGNNAEFLNRSSGAYIFRPNKNKIHFVANQVDIEVYRGEIVQEVHQKFNDWISQVVRVYRSKSYAEFEWLIGPIPIADDVGKEVITRFNSGIESAGIFYTDSNGREMIKRQRNRRDTWNLKLNEEVSGNYYPVTTKITLEDKTARMAILTDRAQGGSSLQDGALELMVHRRLLHDDAFGVGEALNETEHGKGLIARGKHLFFFGQSGTRESISLKATERIVQIESLLPTLKFFSNMKSYNAEEWRTSFRNIFNGISVVLPKSVHLLTLEPWHLNQLLVRFEHIMEKGEDVHYSRSVQINVKDVLSTFKINDMRETTLDGNAWLNETQRLQFVPDSEEEVYNSYATFSKLAKTVHLLSAAKPLLGVKYSDEALPSGQFGAESNRLKRNVQTERFDSHKDDQASGPKGVDISFISDSDDKKYIIELSPMEIRTFVVYLSGY, from the exons ATGTGGTTGGTTATTGGTGTTGGAAACATTCA TAAGGAGAAAGCTACCATGTCTCGCGAAACTATATCTTGGTCTGCAGCTTTATGCATATTTTCTTACTTTCTACATGGCGTCGATATGCGAAATATCAATGCAGCCTACGACAAATTGGGAGAGTCACCGGCATCCCAGTGCGGCTATCTG AGCTGTCATCCTACAAAACCGAATATGTTAAATGTGCATCTGATAGCACACACCCATGATGACGTCGGATGGTTAAAAACGGTTGACCAATATTACTACGGCAGTGAGACTAAAATTCAAAAGGCTGGTGTGCAATATATTATTGATTCAGTTGTGGACGCTTTGATCAAAGATCCAGAGAAACGATTTATCTACGTTGAATCGGCTTTTTTCTTTAAATGGTGGAAGGAGCAAACTTCATCAGTTCAAGAATCCGTAAAAAAGTTGGTAAGCGAAGGAAGGCTGGAGTTTATTGGTGGAGCATGGAGTATGAATGATGAAGCCACAACGCATTATCAAAGCATAATAGATCAATTTTCCTGGGGACTAAG ACGTTTAAATGATACCTTTGGAGAATGTGGTCGCCCTCGAATAGGGTGGCAAATTGATCCATTTGGTCACTCAAGAGAGATGGCTTCAATATTCGCGCAAATGGGATTCGATGGAATGTTTTTCGGGCGATTAGATTACCAGGATAAGGACGAACGCCTAATGACAAAGAACGCTGAAATGATATGGCACGGATCCGCAAATTTGG GAAAGTCTTCTGATCTGTTCACTGGTGCCCTTTACAATAATTACCAAGCACCGGATGGATTTTGTTTTGATATTCTGTGCAGTGATGATCCCATAATAGATGGAAAACATAGCCCCGATAACAATGTTAAAGAACGG GTCGATACGTTTTTGGATTATGCCAAAACACAAAGCAAATACTACCGAACCGACAATGTTATTATAACAATGGGTGGTGACTTTACATATCAGGCTGCGCAAGTTTATTACAAAAATCTCGACAAATTAATACG GTATGCGAATGCGCGGCAGGTGAATGGGTCAAATATAAACTTAATTTATTCGACCCCATCTTGTTATCTCAAGTCGCTGCACGAGTCCGGCATTACATGGCCCACGAAGAGTGATGACTTCTTTCCATACGCATCTGACCCTCATGCTTATTGGACGGGATACTTTACATCGCGACCAACGCTAAAGCGCTTTGAGCGGGATGGTAATCATTTCTTGCAAGTATGCAAGCAACTAAGTGCAATTGCTCCAAAAAAATCAGTTGAATTTGAGCCTCATTTGACATTTATGCGCGAAACACTTGGCATCATGCAGCACCATGATGCAATAACCGGCACAGAAAAGCAAAAGGTCGCGTTAGATTATGCAAAACGCTTAAGTGTCGGGATCAGGGCATGCGCTGCGAACACAAGATATGTGCTAAATCAATTATCCGTACAATCGGAGACAAGTTCGAGTACAAGTGAGACACGTTCTGATTAtatttttgattttaaaatcTGTCCCTTGCTGAACATCACTTCTTGTCCCGTATCCGAGTCAAATGAAAGATTTGCATTAACGCTTTACAATCCACTGGCTCATTTTACCGATGAATATGTGAGAGTACCCGTTACACACTACAATTATAAAGTTATTGATAATAAGG GTGTGCCTATGGAAATTCAGATGTTGCCAATACCCTCCGCAgtaatgaaaatgaaaaacaGAAGCTCAAATGCACAGTATGAGCTGGTATTTTTCGCGACTAACCTTCCACCATTGGGATATAGGACTTATTATATTGAAAAGTTAAATTCTTCTGAAGAATTCCTCAGGCCAAGTTTTTCACCAAAGAAAACATCAAGTTTAACAGTAATTGGAAACGAA TATATTAAATTAGGTTTTGACACTAATGGGTTTCTCTCAGAAGTAACTGCTGATGGCTTGACACGAATCGTTAGCCAAGAGTTCCTGTACTATGAAGGTGCTAAAGGAAACAATGCGGAGTTTCTAAATCGATCATCTGGAGCTTACATCTTCCGgccaaacaaaaataaaatccacTTCGTCGCTAACCAAGTAGATATAGAAGTATACAGAGGCGAAATTGTGCAAGAGGTCCATCAGAAATTCAATGATTGGATAAGTCAAGTAGTGCGCGTATATCGCTCGAAAAGTTATGCTGAGTTCGAGTGGTTAATCGGCCCAATTCCAATTGCTGATGATGTTGGCAAAGAAGTCATTACCCGCTTTAACTCTGGCATCGAGTCGGCGGGCATATTCTACACCGATTCAAACG GTCGTGAAATGATAAAGAGACAGCGAAACCGCCGTGATACATGGAACTTAAAACTGAACGAAGAAGTATCAGGTAATTACTACCCTGTGACAACAAAAATTACTTTGGAGGACAAAACGGCGCGTATGGCAATTCTTACGGACAGAGCCCAAGGCGGAAGCTCACTACAAGATGGGGCCCTAGAACTGATGGTACACCGTCGTTTGCTACACGATGATGCATTTGGTGTGGGAGAAGCATTAAATGAAACTGAGCACGGCAAAGGTTTAATTGCACGAGGCAAGCATCTTTTCTTCTTTGGTCAGTCCGGTACTCGCGAAAGCATTTCTTTAAAAGCTACTGAACGGATAGTGCAAATAGAAAGCTTGTTGCCTACATTGAAATTTTTTAGCAATATGAAGTCTTACAATGCAGAGGAATGGCGCACATCTTTTAGAAATATA TTTAATGGAATCTCGGTGGTTTTGCCAAAATCCGTACATTTACTTACGCTAGAACCATGGCACCTAAATCAACTCCTTGTACGATTTGAACATATAATGGAGAAAGGAGAAGATGTACATTATTCTAGATCCGTACAGATAAATGTTAAGGACGTCCTAAGTACTTTTAAAATTAACGATATGCGTGAAACAACTCTTGATGGAAATGCCTGGTTAAATGAAACTCAACGATTGCAATTTGTACCTGACTCCGAGGAAGAGGTATACAACTCATATGCAACATTCTCAAAATTAGCAAAGACTGTGCACTTATTAAGTGCGGCAAAACCGTTGCTGGGTGTAAAATATTCTGATGAAGCTTTACCATCTGGACAGTTTGGTGCTGAAAGTAACCGTCTTAAGCGGAATGTTCAAACAGAGCGTTTCGATTCACATAAAGATGACCAAGCCTCAGGACCTAAAGGTGTAGATATTTCCTTTATATCGGATAGTGAtgataaaaaatatataattgaGTTAAGCCCAATGGAGATTCGTACTTTCGTTGTATATTTGTCGGGATATTAG
- the LOC108162999 gene encoding lysosomal alpha-mannosidase isoform X2 produces the protein MWLVIGVGNIHKEKATMSRETISWSAALCIFSYFLHGVDMRNINAAYDKLGESPASQCGYLSCHPTKPNMLNVHLIAHTHDDVGWLKTVDQYYYGSETKIQKAGVQYIIDSVVDALIKDPEKRFIYVESAFFFKWWKEQTSSVQESVKKLVSEGRLEFIGGAWSMNDEATTHYQSIIDQFSWGLRRLNDTFGECGRPRIGWQIDPFGHSREMASIFAQMGFDGMFFGRLDYQDKDERLMTKNAEMIWHGSANLGKSSDLFTGALYNNYQAPDGFCFDILCSDDPIIDGKHSPDNNVKERVDAFFNFVTKMAESYRTPNLLITMGEDFHYQNAGMWYTNMDKLIKYANARQVNGSNINLIYSTPSCYLKSLHESGITWPTKSDDFFPYASDPHAYWTGYFTSRPTLKRFERDGNHFLQVCKQLSAIAPKKSVEFEPHLTFMRETLGIMQHHDAITGTEKQKVALDYAKRLSVGIRACAANTRYVLNQLSVQSETSSSTSETRSDYIFDFKICPLLNITSCPVSESNERFALTLYNPLAHFTDEYVRVPVTHYNYKVIDNKGVPMEIQMLPIPSAVMKMKNRSSNAQYELVFFATNLPPLGYRTYYIEKLNSSEEFLRPSFSPKKTSSLTVIGNEYIKLGFDTNGFLSEVTADGLTRIVSQEFLYYEGAKGNNAEFLNRSSGAYIFRPNKNKIHFVANQVDIEVYRGEIVQEVHQKFNDWISQVVRVYRSKSYAEFEWLIGPIPIADDVGKEVITRFNSGIESAGIFYTDSNGREMIKRQRNRRDTWNLKLNEEVSGNYYPVTTKITLEDKTARMAILTDRAQGGSSLQDGALELMVHRRLLHDDAFGVGEALNETEHGKGLIARGKHLFFFGQSGTRESISLKATERIVQIESLLPTLKFFSNMKSYNAEEWRTSFRNIFNGISVVLPKSVHLLTLEPWHLNQLLVRFEHIMEKGEDVHYSRSVQINVKDVLSTFKINDMRETTLDGNAWLNETQRLQFVPDSEEEVYNSYATFSKLAKTVHLLSAAKPLLGVKYSDEALPSGQFGAESNRLKRNVQTERFDSHKDDQASGPKGVDISFISDSDDKKYIIELSPMEIRTFVVYLSGY, from the exons ATGTGGTTGGTTATTGGTGTTGGAAACATTCA TAAGGAGAAAGCTACCATGTCTCGCGAAACTATATCTTGGTCTGCAGCTTTATGCATATTTTCTTACTTTCTACATGGCGTCGATATGCGAAATATCAATGCAGCCTACGACAAATTGGGAGAGTCACCGGCATCCCAGTGCGGCTATCTG AGCTGTCATCCTACAAAACCGAATATGTTAAATGTGCATCTGATAGCACACACCCATGATGACGTCGGATGGTTAAAAACGGTTGACCAATATTACTACGGCAGTGAGACTAAAATTCAAAAGGCTGGTGTGCAATATATTATTGATTCAGTTGTGGACGCTTTGATCAAAGATCCAGAGAAACGATTTATCTACGTTGAATCGGCTTTTTTCTTTAAATGGTGGAAGGAGCAAACTTCATCAGTTCAAGAATCCGTAAAAAAGTTGGTAAGCGAAGGAAGGCTGGAGTTTATTGGTGGAGCATGGAGTATGAATGATGAAGCCACAACGCATTATCAAAGCATAATAGATCAATTTTCCTGGGGACTAAG ACGTTTAAATGATACCTTTGGAGAATGTGGTCGCCCTCGAATAGGGTGGCAAATTGATCCATTTGGTCACTCAAGAGAGATGGCTTCAATATTCGCGCAAATGGGATTCGATGGAATGTTTTTCGGGCGATTAGATTACCAGGATAAGGACGAACGCCTAATGACAAAGAACGCTGAAATGATATGGCACGGATCCGCAAATTTGG GAAAGTCTTCTGATCTGTTCACTGGTGCCCTTTACAATAATTACCAAGCACCGGATGGATTTTGTTTTGATATTCTGTGCAGTGATGATCCCATAATAGATGGAAAACATAGCCCCGATAACAATGTTAAAGAACGG GTAGATGCTTTCTTTAATTTTGTTACTAAAATGGCTGAAAGTTATCGGACACCTAACTTACTTATTACTATGGGTGAGGATTTTCACTACCAAAACGCCGGAATGTGGTATACAAACATGGACAAATTAATTAA GTATGCGAATGCGCGGCAGGTGAATGGGTCAAATATAAACTTAATTTATTCGACCCCATCTTGTTATCTCAAGTCGCTGCACGAGTCCGGCATTACATGGCCCACGAAGAGTGATGACTTCTTTCCATACGCATCTGACCCTCATGCTTATTGGACGGGATACTTTACATCGCGACCAACGCTAAAGCGCTTTGAGCGGGATGGTAATCATTTCTTGCAAGTATGCAAGCAACTAAGTGCAATTGCTCCAAAAAAATCAGTTGAATTTGAGCCTCATTTGACATTTATGCGCGAAACACTTGGCATCATGCAGCACCATGATGCAATAACCGGCACAGAAAAGCAAAAGGTCGCGTTAGATTATGCAAAACGCTTAAGTGTCGGGATCAGGGCATGCGCTGCGAACACAAGATATGTGCTAAATCAATTATCCGTACAATCGGAGACAAGTTCGAGTACAAGTGAGACACGTTCTGATTAtatttttgattttaaaatcTGTCCCTTGCTGAACATCACTTCTTGTCCCGTATCCGAGTCAAATGAAAGATTTGCATTAACGCTTTACAATCCACTGGCTCATTTTACCGATGAATATGTGAGAGTACCCGTTACACACTACAATTATAAAGTTATTGATAATAAGG GTGTGCCTATGGAAATTCAGATGTTGCCAATACCCTCCGCAgtaatgaaaatgaaaaacaGAAGCTCAAATGCACAGTATGAGCTGGTATTTTTCGCGACTAACCTTCCACCATTGGGATATAGGACTTATTATATTGAAAAGTTAAATTCTTCTGAAGAATTCCTCAGGCCAAGTTTTTCACCAAAGAAAACATCAAGTTTAACAGTAATTGGAAACGAA TATATTAAATTAGGTTTTGACACTAATGGGTTTCTCTCAGAAGTAACTGCTGATGGCTTGACACGAATCGTTAGCCAAGAGTTCCTGTACTATGAAGGTGCTAAAGGAAACAATGCGGAGTTTCTAAATCGATCATCTGGAGCTTACATCTTCCGgccaaacaaaaataaaatccacTTCGTCGCTAACCAAGTAGATATAGAAGTATACAGAGGCGAAATTGTGCAAGAGGTCCATCAGAAATTCAATGATTGGATAAGTCAAGTAGTGCGCGTATATCGCTCGAAAAGTTATGCTGAGTTCGAGTGGTTAATCGGCCCAATTCCAATTGCTGATGATGTTGGCAAAGAAGTCATTACCCGCTTTAACTCTGGCATCGAGTCGGCGGGCATATTCTACACCGATTCAAACG GTCGTGAAATGATAAAGAGACAGCGAAACCGCCGTGATACATGGAACTTAAAACTGAACGAAGAAGTATCAGGTAATTACTACCCTGTGACAACAAAAATTACTTTGGAGGACAAAACGGCGCGTATGGCAATTCTTACGGACAGAGCCCAAGGCGGAAGCTCACTACAAGATGGGGCCCTAGAACTGATGGTACACCGTCGTTTGCTACACGATGATGCATTTGGTGTGGGAGAAGCATTAAATGAAACTGAGCACGGCAAAGGTTTAATTGCACGAGGCAAGCATCTTTTCTTCTTTGGTCAGTCCGGTACTCGCGAAAGCATTTCTTTAAAAGCTACTGAACGGATAGTGCAAATAGAAAGCTTGTTGCCTACATTGAAATTTTTTAGCAATATGAAGTCTTACAATGCAGAGGAATGGCGCACATCTTTTAGAAATATA TTTAATGGAATCTCGGTGGTTTTGCCAAAATCCGTACATTTACTTACGCTAGAACCATGGCACCTAAATCAACTCCTTGTACGATTTGAACATATAATGGAGAAAGGAGAAGATGTACATTATTCTAGATCCGTACAGATAAATGTTAAGGACGTCCTAAGTACTTTTAAAATTAACGATATGCGTGAAACAACTCTTGATGGAAATGCCTGGTTAAATGAAACTCAACGATTGCAATTTGTACCTGACTCCGAGGAAGAGGTATACAACTCATATGCAACATTCTCAAAATTAGCAAAGACTGTGCACTTATTAAGTGCGGCAAAACCGTTGCTGGGTGTAAAATATTCTGATGAAGCTTTACCATCTGGACAGTTTGGTGCTGAAAGTAACCGTCTTAAGCGGAATGTTCAAACAGAGCGTTTCGATTCACATAAAGATGACCAAGCCTCAGGACCTAAAGGTGTAGATATTTCCTTTATATCGGATAGTGAtgataaaaaatatataattgaGTTAAGCCCAATGGAGATTCGTACTTTCGTTGTATATTTGTCGGGATATTAG
- the LOC108162999 gene encoding lysosomal alpha-mannosidase isoform X3: MSRETISWSAALCIFSYFLHGVDMRNINAAYDKLGESPASQCGYLSCHPTKPNMLNVHLIAHTHDDVGWLKTVDQYYYGSETKIQKAGVQYIIDSVVDALIKDPEKRFIYVESAFFFKWWKEQTSSVQESVKKLVSEGRLEFIGGAWSMNDEATTHYQSIIDQFSWGLRRLNDTFGECGRPRIGWQIDPFGHSREMASIFAQMGFDGMFFGRLDYQDKDERLMTKNAEMIWHGSANLGKSSDLFTGALYNNYQAPDGFCFDILCSDDPIIDGKHSPDNNVKERVDTFLDYAKTQSKYYRTDNVIITMGGDFTYQAAQVYYKNLDKLIRYANARQVNGSNINLIYSTPSCYLKSLHESGITWPTKSDDFFPYASDPHAYWTGYFTSRPTLKRFERDGNHFLQVCKQLSAIAPKKSVEFEPHLTFMRETLGIMQHHDAITGTEKQKVALDYAKRLSVGIRACAANTRYVLNQLSVQSETSSSTSETRSDYIFDFKICPLLNITSCPVSESNERFALTLYNPLAHFTDEYVRVPVTHYNYKVIDNKGVPMEIQMLPIPSAVMKMKNRSSNAQYELVFFATNLPPLGYRTYYIEKLNSSEEFLRPSFSPKKTSSLTVIGNEYIKLGFDTNGFLSEVTADGLTRIVSQEFLYYEGAKGNNAEFLNRSSGAYIFRPNKNKIHFVANQVDIEVYRGEIVQEVHQKFNDWISQVVRVYRSKSYAEFEWLIGPIPIADDVGKEVITRFNSGIESAGIFYTDSNGREMIKRQRNRRDTWNLKLNEEVSGNYYPVTTKITLEDKTARMAILTDRAQGGSSLQDGALELMVHRRLLHDDAFGVGEALNETEHGKGLIARGKHLFFFGQSGTRESISLKATERIVQIESLLPTLKFFSNMKSYNAEEWRTSFRNIFNGISVVLPKSVHLLTLEPWHLNQLLVRFEHIMEKGEDVHYSRSVQINVKDVLSTFKINDMRETTLDGNAWLNETQRLQFVPDSEEEVYNSYATFSKLAKTVHLLSAAKPLLGVKYSDEALPSGQFGAESNRLKRNVQTERFDSHKDDQASGPKGVDISFISDSDDKKYIIELSPMEIRTFVVYLSGY; the protein is encoded by the exons ATGTCTCGCGAAACTATATCTTGGTCTGCAGCTTTATGCATATTTTCTTACTTTCTACATGGCGTCGATATGCGAAATATCAATGCAGCCTACGACAAATTGGGAGAGTCACCGGCATCCCAGTGCGGCTATCTG AGCTGTCATCCTACAAAACCGAATATGTTAAATGTGCATCTGATAGCACACACCCATGATGACGTCGGATGGTTAAAAACGGTTGACCAATATTACTACGGCAGTGAGACTAAAATTCAAAAGGCTGGTGTGCAATATATTATTGATTCAGTTGTGGACGCTTTGATCAAAGATCCAGAGAAACGATTTATCTACGTTGAATCGGCTTTTTTCTTTAAATGGTGGAAGGAGCAAACTTCATCAGTTCAAGAATCCGTAAAAAAGTTGGTAAGCGAAGGAAGGCTGGAGTTTATTGGTGGAGCATGGAGTATGAATGATGAAGCCACAACGCATTATCAAAGCATAATAGATCAATTTTCCTGGGGACTAAG ACGTTTAAATGATACCTTTGGAGAATGTGGTCGCCCTCGAATAGGGTGGCAAATTGATCCATTTGGTCACTCAAGAGAGATGGCTTCAATATTCGCGCAAATGGGATTCGATGGAATGTTTTTCGGGCGATTAGATTACCAGGATAAGGACGAACGCCTAATGACAAAGAACGCTGAAATGATATGGCACGGATCCGCAAATTTGG GAAAGTCTTCTGATCTGTTCACTGGTGCCCTTTACAATAATTACCAAGCACCGGATGGATTTTGTTTTGATATTCTGTGCAGTGATGATCCCATAATAGATGGAAAACATAGCCCCGATAACAATGTTAAAGAACGG GTCGATACGTTTTTGGATTATGCCAAAACACAAAGCAAATACTACCGAACCGACAATGTTATTATAACAATGGGTGGTGACTTTACATATCAGGCTGCGCAAGTTTATTACAAAAATCTCGACAAATTAATACG GTATGCGAATGCGCGGCAGGTGAATGGGTCAAATATAAACTTAATTTATTCGACCCCATCTTGTTATCTCAAGTCGCTGCACGAGTCCGGCATTACATGGCCCACGAAGAGTGATGACTTCTTTCCATACGCATCTGACCCTCATGCTTATTGGACGGGATACTTTACATCGCGACCAACGCTAAAGCGCTTTGAGCGGGATGGTAATCATTTCTTGCAAGTATGCAAGCAACTAAGTGCAATTGCTCCAAAAAAATCAGTTGAATTTGAGCCTCATTTGACATTTATGCGCGAAACACTTGGCATCATGCAGCACCATGATGCAATAACCGGCACAGAAAAGCAAAAGGTCGCGTTAGATTATGCAAAACGCTTAAGTGTCGGGATCAGGGCATGCGCTGCGAACACAAGATATGTGCTAAATCAATTATCCGTACAATCGGAGACAAGTTCGAGTACAAGTGAGACACGTTCTGATTAtatttttgattttaaaatcTGTCCCTTGCTGAACATCACTTCTTGTCCCGTATCCGAGTCAAATGAAAGATTTGCATTAACGCTTTACAATCCACTGGCTCATTTTACCGATGAATATGTGAGAGTACCCGTTACACACTACAATTATAAAGTTATTGATAATAAGG GTGTGCCTATGGAAATTCAGATGTTGCCAATACCCTCCGCAgtaatgaaaatgaaaaacaGAAGCTCAAATGCACAGTATGAGCTGGTATTTTTCGCGACTAACCTTCCACCATTGGGATATAGGACTTATTATATTGAAAAGTTAAATTCTTCTGAAGAATTCCTCAGGCCAAGTTTTTCACCAAAGAAAACATCAAGTTTAACAGTAATTGGAAACGAA TATATTAAATTAGGTTTTGACACTAATGGGTTTCTCTCAGAAGTAACTGCTGATGGCTTGACACGAATCGTTAGCCAAGAGTTCCTGTACTATGAAGGTGCTAAAGGAAACAATGCGGAGTTTCTAAATCGATCATCTGGAGCTTACATCTTCCGgccaaacaaaaataaaatccacTTCGTCGCTAACCAAGTAGATATAGAAGTATACAGAGGCGAAATTGTGCAAGAGGTCCATCAGAAATTCAATGATTGGATAAGTCAAGTAGTGCGCGTATATCGCTCGAAAAGTTATGCTGAGTTCGAGTGGTTAATCGGCCCAATTCCAATTGCTGATGATGTTGGCAAAGAAGTCATTACCCGCTTTAACTCTGGCATCGAGTCGGCGGGCATATTCTACACCGATTCAAACG GTCGTGAAATGATAAAGAGACAGCGAAACCGCCGTGATACATGGAACTTAAAACTGAACGAAGAAGTATCAGGTAATTACTACCCTGTGACAACAAAAATTACTTTGGAGGACAAAACGGCGCGTATGGCAATTCTTACGGACAGAGCCCAAGGCGGAAGCTCACTACAAGATGGGGCCCTAGAACTGATGGTACACCGTCGTTTGCTACACGATGATGCATTTGGTGTGGGAGAAGCATTAAATGAAACTGAGCACGGCAAAGGTTTAATTGCACGAGGCAAGCATCTTTTCTTCTTTGGTCAGTCCGGTACTCGCGAAAGCATTTCTTTAAAAGCTACTGAACGGATAGTGCAAATAGAAAGCTTGTTGCCTACATTGAAATTTTTTAGCAATATGAAGTCTTACAATGCAGAGGAATGGCGCACATCTTTTAGAAATATA TTTAATGGAATCTCGGTGGTTTTGCCAAAATCCGTACATTTACTTACGCTAGAACCATGGCACCTAAATCAACTCCTTGTACGATTTGAACATATAATGGAGAAAGGAGAAGATGTACATTATTCTAGATCCGTACAGATAAATGTTAAGGACGTCCTAAGTACTTTTAAAATTAACGATATGCGTGAAACAACTCTTGATGGAAATGCCTGGTTAAATGAAACTCAACGATTGCAATTTGTACCTGACTCCGAGGAAGAGGTATACAACTCATATGCAACATTCTCAAAATTAGCAAAGACTGTGCACTTATTAAGTGCGGCAAAACCGTTGCTGGGTGTAAAATATTCTGATGAAGCTTTACCATCTGGACAGTTTGGTGCTGAAAGTAACCGTCTTAAGCGGAATGTTCAAACAGAGCGTTTCGATTCACATAAAGATGACCAAGCCTCAGGACCTAAAGGTGTAGATATTTCCTTTATATCGGATAGTGAtgataaaaaatatataattgaGTTAAGCCCAATGGAGATTCGTACTTTCGTTGTATATTTGTCGGGATATTAG